One genomic region from Ornithinimicrobium flavum encodes:
- a CDS encoding glycosyltransferase, with the protein MRLVALEGEGVWAGLTADVVAVKGVRGLARALRGEKLVVANSMRSAFLTALVLPRQARLVYWVRDGLTDSAMSRLGLTLTGVVTARRVSHYLANSRWTARTVEQVLRVEPDQIAVVPSMSGVRAAALGPPRIQPHTPLRLLYLGRIAAWKAPDVAVRALPELQRLGIEARLTIAGGAHFGEDTYWRELQLLVDAEPGATLVGHVDDVPSLLRDHDVLVHCSTTPEPFGQVIVQGLASGMPVVATNHGGPVEILRDAPACLLYPPGDHSGLARVVEGAVASYAEVSAWGHERAASFDDDLLREQLDRTLIALTM; encoded by the coding sequence GTGCGGCTGGTGGCGTTGGAGGGTGAAGGCGTGTGGGCTGGTCTCACGGCGGACGTGGTGGCGGTCAAGGGTGTTCGTGGTCTGGCGCGAGCCCTCCGGGGCGAGAAGTTGGTCGTCGCCAACTCCATGCGCTCCGCCTTCCTCACCGCACTGGTGCTGCCTCGCCAGGCACGTCTCGTCTACTGGGTGCGCGACGGCCTGACGGACAGCGCGATGTCGAGACTGGGCCTGACCCTCACTGGGGTGGTCACGGCCAGACGGGTGAGCCACTATCTCGCCAACTCCCGCTGGACCGCGAGGACCGTGGAGCAGGTGCTCCGGGTGGAACCTGACCAGATCGCCGTGGTGCCCAGCATGAGCGGGGTCAGGGCCGCGGCACTCGGACCTCCTCGGATCCAACCTCATACCCCGCTACGGCTGCTGTACCTCGGTCGGATCGCGGCCTGGAAAGCCCCGGACGTGGCCGTCCGAGCGCTGCCCGAGCTGCAGAGACTTGGTATCGAGGCGAGGTTGACGATCGCTGGTGGTGCGCACTTTGGGGAGGACACCTACTGGCGGGAACTGCAACTTCTGGTGGATGCGGAGCCGGGCGCCACATTGGTAGGGCACGTGGATGACGTGCCTTCCTTGCTGCGAGATCACGACGTCCTCGTCCACTGCTCGACCACGCCAGAACCGTTCGGCCAGGTCATCGTCCAGGGACTGGCATCGGGGATGCCCGTGGTGGCCACCAACCACGGGGGGCCGGTCGAGATCCTGCGGGATGCACCAGCATGCCTGCTCTATCCGCCGGGTGACCACTCTGGCTTAGCCCGCGTCGTGGAGGGTGCGGTCGCCAGCTACGCGGAGGTGAGTGCGTGGGGTCATGAGCGGGCCGCCTCATTCGACGACGACCTGCTCAGGGAGCAGCTGGACCGGACCCTCATCGCTCTAACCATGTGA
- a CDS encoding beta-1,6-N-acetylglucosaminyltransferase: MRTILDRSPESRVLVAHDDRQAPAPHLADHRARVWIHGQKTDWGSWALVAVTLEGIRRLREWIDPDVTILASGQDYVCGDLNAWHRRFVAGGGGWVGSAYPLDYAPRWGRTRGVGDDNWTRYQYRWFDVPSLSSRLPPAARPLARRVRDAIFLRAEPLIAHRVMARAGRRLIGVRRVHPLDGRTIYKGQQMLALDRPLSDVVLSETEGQTGLVRHYKRSVIPDESLIQTLLSWQTPPRSDMELTFIGWDEASDGCRYLDSADLPALLASPAILCRKVSSSTGQELCDALDREFDAG; encoded by the coding sequence GTGAGGACGATCCTGGACCGAAGCCCCGAGTCGCGGGTTCTCGTCGCGCACGACGATCGGCAGGCCCCCGCTCCACACTTGGCCGACCACCGCGCTCGGGTGTGGATCCATGGGCAGAAGACGGACTGGGGGTCGTGGGCGTTGGTGGCTGTGACGCTGGAGGGCATCCGCCGCTTAAGGGAGTGGATCGACCCGGACGTGACCATCCTCGCCTCCGGCCAGGACTACGTGTGCGGTGACTTGAACGCATGGCATCGTCGGTTCGTCGCGGGGGGTGGGGGATGGGTCGGGTCCGCCTATCCGCTCGATTACGCGCCGAGGTGGGGGCGGACACGCGGCGTCGGAGATGACAACTGGACCCGATACCAGTACCGCTGGTTCGACGTTCCGTCGCTTTCCAGCCGGCTGCCCCCAGCAGCGCGTCCTCTGGCCCGACGCGTGAGAGACGCCATTTTTCTCCGAGCCGAACCTCTGATCGCCCACAGGGTGATGGCGCGCGCTGGTCGCCGTCTCATCGGAGTCCGACGAGTACATCCGCTCGACGGACGCACCATCTACAAGGGGCAGCAGATGCTTGCGCTGGACCGTCCGCTGTCGGATGTTGTGCTGTCCGAGACAGAAGGGCAGACTGGGCTGGTGCGGCACTACAAGCGCAGCGTGATCCCAGATGAATCACTGATCCAGACACTGCTCTCGTGGCAGACGCCACCGAGATCTGACATGGAGCTGACATTCATCGGCTGGGATGAAGCAAGTGATGGCTGTCGCTACCTTGACAGCGCGGATCTACCGGCACTGCTCGCATCTCCAGCCATCTTGTGTCGCAAAGTGTCCTCATCAACCGGCCAAGAGTTGTGTGACGCCCTGGACCGTGAATTCGATGCCGGATGA
- a CDS encoding glycosyltransferase, whose product MTDLVVISLEPWDEVWRRNQHLVAGLLRSGEVRRALFVEPPVDVLHDLRSRRRPTSTGMRSVDLEGAEGRLWALRPQKTLPRRVDPAGDRRRARTVVRTAQRLDLRDPVLWVNDPGGWEVLAASGWPALYDITDDWLVADRPEPELARLRRQETSLFADCREVVVCSEGLVRTKSQHRDVALIPNAVDVGPYRSRQPRPADLGEGPVALYLGTAHRDRVDVDLLVRTALHLGRAVGGTVVLAGPAPLPRDDLVRLQAAGVRVLGPRPSNMVPAYLQHADVLIVPHVLTEFTASLDPIKAYEYRAARRPVVSTPVPGFESGTDPLVTAVGAEEFPEAVAVAAGRSTPWSPDIPHDIPTWSQRVQQMAGVLERVQAAHP is encoded by the coding sequence ATGACCGACCTGGTCGTGATCTCCCTGGAGCCCTGGGACGAGGTGTGGCGCAGGAACCAGCACCTTGTGGCCGGGCTGCTCCGGTCGGGAGAGGTCCGGCGTGCCCTCTTCGTCGAGCCCCCGGTCGACGTCCTGCATGATCTGCGGAGCCGGAGACGACCCACGTCCACGGGGATGCGCAGCGTCGATCTCGAGGGCGCCGAGGGCAGGCTGTGGGCACTCCGACCTCAGAAGACGCTCCCTCGCCGGGTCGATCCTGCGGGGGACCGCCGGCGTGCCCGCACCGTGGTCCGGACCGCGCAGCGCCTCGACCTGAGGGACCCCGTGCTCTGGGTGAACGACCCCGGTGGCTGGGAGGTGCTGGCGGCGTCCGGTTGGCCCGCCCTCTACGACATCACCGACGACTGGCTGGTCGCGGACCGCCCCGAGCCCGAGTTGGCCCGTCTCCGGCGGCAGGAGACCTCACTCTTCGCCGACTGCCGAGAAGTCGTGGTCTGCTCCGAGGGTCTGGTGCGGACGAAGTCCCAGCATCGGGACGTGGCGCTGATCCCCAACGCCGTTGACGTCGGCCCTTACCGGTCACGACAGCCTCGACCGGCAGACCTGGGTGAGGGGCCGGTCGCCCTCTATCTCGGCACGGCACACCGTGACCGCGTCGATGTGGACCTGCTCGTCAGGACAGCGCTCCACCTGGGTCGTGCCGTCGGTGGCACCGTGGTGCTCGCCGGCCCTGCCCCTCTGCCGCGTGACGACCTCGTGCGCCTGCAGGCCGCCGGTGTGCGCGTCCTCGGCCCCCGCCCCAGCAACATGGTCCCGGCATACCTGCAGCACGCCGACGTCCTCATCGTGCCGCACGTCCTGACCGAGTTCACCGCGTCCCTCGACCCCATCAAGGCGTACGAGTACCGGGCGGCGCGTCGCCCGGTGGTGTCCACCCCGGTGCCCGGTTTCGAAAGCGGAACGGACCCCCTCGTCACCGCGGTCGGAGCGGAGGAGTTCCCGGAGGCCGTCGCGGTGGCGGCTGGGCGGTCGACCCCATGGTCGCCCGACATTCCCCACGACATACCGACCTGGTCGCAGAGGGTCCAGCAGATGGCCGGCGTCCTCGAGCGAGTGCAGGCGGCCCACCCATGA